TTATCCTTAtcattctttttaattaGCATCTcctcatttttttcttttattatttttttcatttttaatttattatttttattcatatctCTTTTAGgatatatttctttttttcgTAACAActctttattattaatatgttcatttttaaCTTTTAAGTAAATATCCTTTCTTActaaatatttatttttttctcttaaatatttttcttttgtttcattatttttatattgtccttttttctgtttcgatatattatacacaTCATTTGATGGAATACTTTGTGGAATAATCCATATATTgtcatttttaatttcttctttattatttccttCATCATGTGTAGAGGAAAAATATGCATCCTTTTTTTCACTTTCTAGGATATTTTTCTTTGATAAATGATCTTCATTTGTTACAgtttttatctttttttcatcTACAGGGACATATCTCTTTGAACATTTACcatttactttttttaaCTCGGAAAAGATGTTTTTATAGAAATGTTTTTCATCTTTATccttaatattattattaatactattattattaatactattattatcgttattattatcttttatattatcacattttgtatttctacccttcatattattatccttcatattatcatctttcttattatcatctttcttattatcatccttcatattatcatctttcttattatcatccttcatattatcatccTTCATATTGTCATCCCTAGTAGTACATCCCGACAAATAATTCTTTGACCTACACATATTTctatcattttcatttacattattatcCCACCACCCCTCTCTTCTTTTCgttacattattttttgctttttcttttatttgtaATGCCCTTATgatttgtatattttcatatattcttctataaaaacaatatctttgaacatttttaaaaaaaaacatattataacTTTTCCTCTTCCAAATTGctaatatatgaatttacatatcattttctttatataaaacatcTAACAATTTTCTATTTATAGATAAACTATTCAAAAtgaattaattatttattttttttttcctaatatatatatatatatatattatatgatatacCTTAATGgataaatatgtatttatatattttctttataaattagaaaaaataaattaataaataaagaaaatggGAAAGGGAGTTAACTAtgtcatatatatatgtatatttttttttttttatttaaaaaaatgttcgcaattttttcttcattattataggttttataatatgaagaaatgataagtatataaatttacatagcattattttttattacacaaaattatcatatattatatatatatatgataatatatctatcgatctctatatataaatatatataatgtaatattatataattatgtacattattatatattgcCGTACACATATTATCACAGAaccaaatatatattttattattattttttttttcttattgTTTGTTCTGTTAAATGTTTAAATTAgtaaattttcttttcttttcttttcttttcttttttttttttttttttcatataatatttttataacatatatattataNNNNNNNNNNNNNNNNNNNNNNNNNNNNNNNNNNNNNNNNNNNNNNNNNNNNNNNNNNNNNNNNNNNNNNNNNNNNNNNNNNNNNNNNNNNNNNNNNNNNNNNNNNNNNNNNNNNNNNNNNNNNNNNNNNNNNNNNNNNNNNNNNNNNNNNNNNNNNNNNNNNNNNNNNNNNNNNNNNNNNNNNNNNNNNNNNNNNNNNNNNNNNNNNNNNNNNNNNNNNNNNNNNNNNNNNNNNNNNNNNNNNNNNNNNNNNNNNNNNNNNNNNNNNNNNNNNNNNNNNNNNNNNNNNNNNNNNNNNNNNNNNNNNNNNNNNNNNNNNNNNNNNNNNNNNNNNNNNNNNNNNNNNNNNNNNNNNNNNNNNNNNNNNNNNNNNNNNNNNNNNNNNNNNNNNNNNNNNNNNatatatatattatatatatatatatatatatttatattattttttacatataataattatttttacttttaccatataaaaattaaaaaatctTAACATTTTAgtatctttttttttttttttttttttttttttttttttttccttcattatttataatatttataaataaattatatgtatatttatttatacatacattTTGTCTTTATTTCAtcttattaataattttttttcattttaaatatacaatGGGTAACAAAATATCTACAGAAGACCATATCTTTCgtttaaaattaaaaacaaaagaattagtaaaataaaataatatatatatatataaatgagCATATTCATAAATGTATACACTGATATATCttgtttatatatgtcaattataatatttattgtCGTTTCTTTTTATGTTACTCCTTACTCTTTAGGAAAAATTATCTCAAAGGTCAGAattagaagaaaaaaaattaattgGAGATGTAAAGAAGGCTATACAAGCAGGAAAAATTGAGTTGGCCAGgttacaaaatataatattatatgaatatataaatatatatatatatatatatgtatatactTATAAGAACATTTTGTATTcaatatatgaattatatttttcctttatatAGATTATATGCTGAAAAATgtataagaaaaaaaaatgaaaaagtTAACTATTTGAACCTAAGTAACAAATTGGATGTACTTGTGTCTCGATTGGAAGGCGCACATCGGTGTGCTTCGGTTAGTATAcagaaaatattataaataaaataaaaacataatgAATACTTTACAATAAAAAGTAACATGGAATGATAAGTCATATGTGTTCaatttaattatacattatatttcttattttattttttagcTTGTAAAAGATGTTGGGGTAATGATTCCTctaatacaaaaaataaatgcAGAAACGAATGCAATTAAAATAGGGAATGATGTAACTAAGCtggaaaatatttttgacGAAATAGTAccacataaaaataaataaataaataaaaatatatatatatatatatatttttattaaacaCATTATAATTAACATGCCCTTGTATgtgtttttcttttttctaGAGCATCAGTACtgaattaataaatgaCACCGTTCAAACCTCCTCCGCAATAAGTGCACCAACAGAAGAGGTAACATAAAACAATcaatatgtatatatatatatatatatatatatatatatatatatatatatatatgtagatatatatgtagatatatatgtatgtattatatatgtaaccaatataatattatacgttcctttgtatatatttcctttttaccctttatttaatttacCTCCTACCCACATAAAAGGTTGACGAATTAATATCAAAAATTGCCGACGAACATGCCTTAAAACTAGACGGACAAATCGGATCTGTTCATCCTATAAATAAGGTgatcaaatatatatttctaaaaagattaatattaaatatacatacatatatatatatatatatatatatatatatatatatatatatatatatatatatattttatattatgcCCATTTATATCttacataattttatttcgaaattcataaaattacatatcctatttatatttaatcaTTAGTataattacaaaaataaatattttaactGTCTTCTCTTATAAAATGTTCAAcacaatatttatataaatgtaaaaatgGAAGAATTAGCATGCTATGTTTAAATCCATaatgttctttttttctttttttaacaGCACCTAGAAGAAATATCTAATATGAGTGAAAGGATAAAAAACTTgaaatgatataataataataatcacatatatatatatatatatatatatatatatatatatatatgtttatttgtttatcaacttatatattattttataacataaaaatttttttttcatttgtttttattccgtaaaaaaaaaataaataaataaataatattttcatatatgcatattgcataaatatatatatatataacttttttttttttgtgtgtTTGTGTGTGTGTTTTATgatcatattttaaaaagaaaaaaatgaaaaaatgtttttttctCAAAAAAGACATTTATAAAcaacatatttatataatatgcCAATTATCCTAAGAATTAAgatattcataataatcaaatgataaacaaataaaatagaaaaaaaaattcagAAGATGTCTTGTTtttacaatataaatatttttatattatgacacatatgttatatatatgtatatatttttatatttatataaattttcatatgtttacacaaaaaaattcaaaaacaaaaaaaatgaaaaaaatagcaaataacaaaacaattaaatatataaggaACACATAATAgataatacatatatatatatatatatatttatttatttatttatatttatttatatgttattctttataatattactatCTATAAATGTACCTATTCagataattatatatttacacaAGAAAGCAAGtgattaaaaaaatgtttcGCCATactaaataataatatgtcgttcttcttttttaaaatagaTAGATCCGTATCAACTACATAATTATTGGAACctatattaataaaaatacttctactattatgataaaacatattatgATCTTTacctttatttttttgttctatctcatattcatttttatatttatcaaaCAATATTTTGGTGAATACAAAAAATGCTTCTCttgtattaatatttttagGATCTAAACTATTAATGAgtttataaattttgtCTAATTTTTTAGTTGTAATTTTTGTAGATTTCATAACATAAGAAGAATTATCACATAAATCtttttgaatataaaatttataacCTTTATTATcgttaaaaatatattctaGTAAATACTCTttatcatctttttttagaaaaaaactctttatatattcaaaataagatt
Above is a genomic segment from Plasmodium reichenowi strain SY57 chromosome 9, whole genome shotgun sequence containing:
- a CDS encoding vacuolar protein sorting-associated protein 46, putative, whose product is MGNKISTEDHIFRLKLKTKELEKLSQRSELEEKKLIGDVKKAIQAGKIELARLYAEKCIRKKNEKVNYLNLSNKLDVLVSRLEGAHRCASLVKDVGVMIPLIQKINAETNAIKIGNDVTKLENIFDEISISTELINDTVQTSSAISAPTEEVDELISKIADEHALKLDGQIGSVHPINKHLEEISNMSERIKNLK